One genomic region from Gossypium hirsutum isolate 1008001.06 chromosome D13, Gossypium_hirsutum_v2.1, whole genome shotgun sequence encodes:
- the LOC107945170 gene encoding hexokinase-3 isoform X2, producing the protein MGKVVLGVAVGVAVAACTVAALVVGRRVRSRRKWKRVVGVLKEMEESCETTVGRLKQVVDAMAVEMHAGLASEGGSKLKMLLTFVDNLPSGSEKGIFYALDLGGTNFRVLRVELGGQRSDLDPDVEQQPIPEQLMTGRSEDLFDFIASSLYQFVEKNDSVQSPITKLLGFTFSFPVKQTSVSSGVLIKWTKGFAIRDMVEKEVAGALQQALTRKGLNMRVSVLVNDTVGTLALGHYHDADTVAAVIIGTGTNACYWERTDAIIKCQGLLTTSGGMVVNMEWGNFWSSHLPRTSYDIELDAESPNPNDQGFEKMISGMYLGDIVRRVILRMSEESDVFGPVSSRLYLPFTLRTPLMAAMHEDDSPELTQVERILKDVLDIPDIPLKARKLVVKICDVVTRRAARLAAAGIVGILKKIGRDGSGGITGGRSRSDIKMRRTAVAVEGSLYTQYTMFREYLHEALNEILGEDIARHVVVIVTEDGSGTGAALLAASHSSENVNKIQLI; encoded by the exons ATGGGAAAAGTGGTATTAGGGGTGGCAGTAGGGGTGGCGGTGGCGGCGTGTACGGTGGCGGCGTTGGTAGTAGGGAGGAGAGTAAGGAGTAGAAGGAAGTGGAAAAGAGTGGTTGGGGTTttaaaagaaatggaagaaagctgTGAAACAACAGTTGGGAGATTAAAACAAGTGGTGGATGCCATGGCTGTTGAGATGCATGCTGGTTTAGCTTCTGAAGGAGGATCCAAACTCAAAATGTTGCTCACTTTTGTTGATAATCTACCTTCTGG GAGTGAGAAAGGAATTTTTTATGCTCTAGATCTTGGAGGTACTAATTTTAGGGTCTTACGGGTTGAACTAGGAGGTCAAAGATCCGATTTGGATCCAGATGTTGAGCAACAACCCATTCCCGAGCAGTTGATGACTGGCAGAAGTGAG GACCTTTTTGATTTTATAGCTTCATCGTTGTATCAATTTGTCGAAAAAAATGATTCTGTGCAATCTCCGATCACGAAACTACTCGGGTTTACATTCTCTTTTCCGGTTAAACAGACATCTGTCTCGTCGGGGGTTTTAATAAAATGGACGAAAGGATTCGCAATTAGAGACATG GTCGAAAAAGAGGTTGCTGGAGCTTTACAACAAGCACTGACCCGGAAAGGTTTAAATATGCGAGTTTCTGTGCTG GTGAATGATACTGTTGGAACATTAGCTCTCGGACATTATCATGATGCAGACACTGTTGCTGCAGTGATAATTGGGACAGGTACGAATGCCTGCTACTGGGAACGGACTGATGCTATCATTAAGTGCCAAGGACTTCTTACAACTTCCGGTGGCATG GTTGTCAATATGGAATGGGGGAATTTTTGGTCATCTCATTTACCAAGAACTTCGTATGATATCGAATTGGATGCCGAGAGTCCTAATCCGAACGATCAG GGCTTTGAGAAAATGATATCAGGCATGTATTTGGGTGACATTGTTAGGAGAGTGATTTTAAGGATGTCAGAAGAGTCGGATGTTTTTGGACCGGTTTCTTCCAGGTTATATTTGCCTTTCACCTTAAG GACACCATTAATGGCTGCAATGCACGAAGACGACTCCCCCGAATTAACACAAGTTGAAAGAATCTTAAAAGACGTTCTTGAT ATCCCGGACATTCCCTTGAAGGCCAGGAAGCTCGTCGTGAAGATATGCGACGTGGTAACTCGGAGAGCCGCTCGTCTGGCAGCAGCTGGCATCGTTGGGATCTTGAAAAAGATCGGCCGGGACGGAAGCGGTGGCATCACGGGCGGAAGAAGTAGAAGCGATATCAAGATGCGAAGAACGGCGGTGGCGGTCGAGGGAAGTTTATACACACAATACACAATGTTTCGAGAGTACTTGCACGAAGCGTTGAACGAAATATTGGGAGAAGATATTGCACGGCACGTTGTTGTTATCGTAACGGAAGACGGGTCGGGGACTGGAGCGGCTCTACTCGCGGCTTCACATTCATCGGAAAATGTCAATAAAATACAattgatataa
- the LOC107945170 gene encoding hexokinase-3 isoform X1 yields the protein MGKVVLGVAVGVAVAACTVAALVVGRRVRSRRKWKRVVGVLKEMEESCETTVGRLKQVVDAMAVEMHAGLASEGGSKLKMLLTFVDNLPSGSEKGIFYALDLGGTNFRVLRVELGGQRSDLDPDVEQQPIPEQLMTGRSEDLFDFIASSLYQFVEKNDSVQSPITKLLGFTFSFPVKQTSVSSGVLIKWTKGFAIRDMVEKEVAGALQQALTRKGLNMRVSVLQVNDTVGTLALGHYHDADTVAAVIIGTGTNACYWERTDAIIKCQGLLTTSGGMVVNMEWGNFWSSHLPRTSYDIELDAESPNPNDQGFEKMISGMYLGDIVRRVILRMSEESDVFGPVSSRLYLPFTLRTPLMAAMHEDDSPELTQVERILKDVLDIPDIPLKARKLVVKICDVVTRRAARLAAAGIVGILKKIGRDGSGGITGGRSRSDIKMRRTAVAVEGSLYTQYTMFREYLHEALNEILGEDIARHVVVIVTEDGSGTGAALLAASHSSENVNKIQLI from the exons ATGGGAAAAGTGGTATTAGGGGTGGCAGTAGGGGTGGCGGTGGCGGCGTGTACGGTGGCGGCGTTGGTAGTAGGGAGGAGAGTAAGGAGTAGAAGGAAGTGGAAAAGAGTGGTTGGGGTTttaaaagaaatggaagaaagctgTGAAACAACAGTTGGGAGATTAAAACAAGTGGTGGATGCCATGGCTGTTGAGATGCATGCTGGTTTAGCTTCTGAAGGAGGATCCAAACTCAAAATGTTGCTCACTTTTGTTGATAATCTACCTTCTGG GAGTGAGAAAGGAATTTTTTATGCTCTAGATCTTGGAGGTACTAATTTTAGGGTCTTACGGGTTGAACTAGGAGGTCAAAGATCCGATTTGGATCCAGATGTTGAGCAACAACCCATTCCCGAGCAGTTGATGACTGGCAGAAGTGAG GACCTTTTTGATTTTATAGCTTCATCGTTGTATCAATTTGTCGAAAAAAATGATTCTGTGCAATCTCCGATCACGAAACTACTCGGGTTTACATTCTCTTTTCCGGTTAAACAGACATCTGTCTCGTCGGGGGTTTTAATAAAATGGACGAAAGGATTCGCAATTAGAGACATG GTCGAAAAAGAGGTTGCTGGAGCTTTACAACAAGCACTGACCCGGAAAGGTTTAAATATGCGAGTTTCTGTGCTG CAGGTGAATGATACTGTTGGAACATTAGCTCTCGGACATTATCATGATGCAGACACTGTTGCTGCAGTGATAATTGGGACAGGTACGAATGCCTGCTACTGGGAACGGACTGATGCTATCATTAAGTGCCAAGGACTTCTTACAACTTCCGGTGGCATG GTTGTCAATATGGAATGGGGGAATTTTTGGTCATCTCATTTACCAAGAACTTCGTATGATATCGAATTGGATGCCGAGAGTCCTAATCCGAACGATCAG GGCTTTGAGAAAATGATATCAGGCATGTATTTGGGTGACATTGTTAGGAGAGTGATTTTAAGGATGTCAGAAGAGTCGGATGTTTTTGGACCGGTTTCTTCCAGGTTATATTTGCCTTTCACCTTAAG GACACCATTAATGGCTGCAATGCACGAAGACGACTCCCCCGAATTAACACAAGTTGAAAGAATCTTAAAAGACGTTCTTGAT ATCCCGGACATTCCCTTGAAGGCCAGGAAGCTCGTCGTGAAGATATGCGACGTGGTAACTCGGAGAGCCGCTCGTCTGGCAGCAGCTGGCATCGTTGGGATCTTGAAAAAGATCGGCCGGGACGGAAGCGGTGGCATCACGGGCGGAAGAAGTAGAAGCGATATCAAGATGCGAAGAACGGCGGTGGCGGTCGAGGGAAGTTTATACACACAATACACAATGTTTCGAGAGTACTTGCACGAAGCGTTGAACGAAATATTGGGAGAAGATATTGCACGGCACGTTGTTGTTATCGTAACGGAAGACGGGTCGGGGACTGGAGCGGCTCTACTCGCGGCTTCACATTCATCGGAAAATGTCAATAAAATACAattgatataa
- the LOC107945163 gene encoding nuclear cap-binding protein subunit 1, protein MSSWRNLLLRIGDKSSEYSSSSDFKDHIETCFGALRRELGHSSAEILSFLLQCAEQLPHKIPLYGTLIGLLNLEDEDFVKKIVENTQNSFQDALDSGNCDGIRILMRFLTALMCSKVLQPTSLVVVFETLLSSAAITVDEEKGNPSWQARADFYVICILSCLPWGGAELAEQVPEEIERVLVGIQAYLSIRRHTSDSGLSFFEDDESGGDVEKDFLEDLWERIQVLSSNGWKVESVPRPHLSFEAQLVAGKSHEFGPISCPEQPELPSSISAVAYGKQKHDAELKYPQRMRRLNIFPASKTEDLQPIDRFVVEEYLLDVLLFFNGCRKECAAFMVGLPVPFRYEYLMAETIFSQLLLLPQPPFKPIYYTLVIMDLCKALPGAFPAVVAGAVRALFDKIADLDMECRTRLILWFSHHLSNFQFIWPWEEWAYVLDLPKWAPQRVFVQEVLEREVRLSYWDKIKQSIENAPALEELLPPKGGPNFKYSGADDQEKTEQEQALSSELSNKVKGRQTAREIILWIEETVYTIHGQEITLSVVIQTLLDIGSKSFTHLITVLERYGQVMAKLCADQDKQVMLISEVGSYWKNNAQMTAITIDRMMGYRLISNLAIVRWVFSPENIEQFHISDRPWEVLRNAVSKTYNRITDLRKEISSLKKSVVSAEEAASKAKADLEAAESKLTLVEGEPVLGENPTKLKHLKSVAGKTKEETVSMHDSLEAKEALFARALDENEVLFLSLYKNFSNVLMERLPDASRDGTLQSLKSVNGDSMAVDIEEPSTMEVDDENERPKKSQSNGGKTTNGYNVREKEQWCLSTLGYVKAFSRQYASEIWPHIEKLDAEVFTEDAHPLFRKAVYSGLRRLSNEL, encoded by the exons ATGAGCAGCTGGAGAAATCTTCTTCTGCGAATTGGCGATAAAAGCTCAGAGTACAGTTCCTCTTCCGATTTCAAAGACCACATT GAAACTTGCTTTGGAGCTTTACGGAGAGAGTTGGGGCATTCTTCTGCTGAAATTTTATCT TTCCTTCTCCAATGTGCGGAACAATTGCCTCACAAGATTCCATTGTATGGAACATTG ATTGGTTTGTTAAATTTGGAAGATGAAGACTTCGTTAAAAAAATAGTTGAGAATACACAAAATAGTTTTCAG GATGCTCTGGATTCTGGAAATTGTGACGGGATTCGTATTTTAATGCGGTTTCTGACTGCTTTG ATGTGCAGCAAAGTTCTCCAACCCACTTCACTTGTAGTTGTTTTTGAAACTCTATTATCGTCAGCTGCCATAACAGTTGATGAAGAGAAAGGAAATCCTTCCTGGCAAGCACGTGCTGACTTTTATGTGATTTGCATTTTATCTTGTCTTCCATGGGGAGGAGCAGAACTCGCAGAG CAAGTTCCTGAGGAGATAGAAAGAGTGTTGGTTGGTATACAAGCCTATTTGAGCATTCGAAGGCATACTTCTGACTCTGGATTATCTTTTTTTGAGGATGACGAGTCTGGAGGTGACGTTGAAAAG GATTTCCTTGAAGATTTATGGGAACGGATACAAGTTCTATCTAGCAATGGGTGGAAAGTTGAAAGTG TTCCAAGGCCTCACTTATCATTTGAAGCGCAGCTGGTTGCTGGAAAGTCTCATGAGTTTGGACCCATTAGCTGTCCTGAGCAACCTGAGCTTCCTTCATCAATTTCTGCTGTCGCTTATGGAAAGCAAAAGCATGATGCAGAGTTGAAGTATCCTCAAAGGATGCGCAGGCTTAATATTTTTCCTGCTAGCAAAACAGAG GATCTGCAGCCAATTGATCGCTTTGTTGTTGAAGAGTATTTGCTGGATGTGCTTTTGTTCTTCAATGGATG TCGAAAGGAATGTGCTGCTTTCATGGTAGGCTTGCCTGTGCCCTTCCGATATGAGTATCTAATGGCAGAGACAATATTCTCCCAG CTGCTTTTGTTACCACAACCCCCATTCAAGCCAATATATTACACACTGGTTATTATGGATCTCTGTAAG GCTCTCCCTGGGGCCTTTCCTGCAGTTGTAGCTGGTGCAGTTCGTGCTCTTTTTGATAAAATTGCTGATTTAGACATGGAATGTCGGACACGCCTTATCCTTTGGTTTTCACACCATCT ATCAAATTTCCAATTTATTTGGCCTTGGGAAGAATGGGCTTATGTCCTAGACCTCCCAAAGTGGGCTCCACAGCGTGTATTTGTTCAAGAGGTCTTGGAAAGAGAAGTTCGTTTGTCATATTGGGACAAAATAAAGCAG AGCATTGAGAATGCACCTGCTCTAGAAGAGTTGCTACCACCCAAGGGTGGTCCAAATTTCAAGTATAGTGGAGCGGATGATCAAGAAAAGACTGAACAAGAGCAGGCACTCTCTTCAGAGCTTAGCAACAAGGTGAAAGGAAGGCAGACAGCACGTGAAATAATTTTATGGATTGAGGAAACTGTCTATACTATTCACGGCCAGGAAATTACCCTCAGTGTGGTTATACAAACTCTTCTTGACATTGGGTCTAAAAGTTTCACTCATTTGATCACTGTCTTGGAGAGGTATGGACAGGTCATGGCAAAACTTTGCGCTGATCAAGATAAGCAGGTCATGCTTATATCTGAAGTTGGTTCATATTGGAAGAACAATGCACAGATGACAGCCATAACAATTGATAGAATGATGGGTTATCGTCTTATATCTAATTTGGCCATTGTGAGATGGGTCTTCTCTCCAGAAAACATTGAGCAATTTCATATATCTGATCGTCCATGGGAG GTTCTGAGGAATGCAGTTAGTAAGACATACAATCGTATCACTGATCTAAGGAAAGAGATTTCATCTCTGAAGAAGAGTGTTGTATCTGCAGAAGAAGCTGCATCTAAGGCAAAAGCAGATTTGGAGGCTGCTGAGTCAAAGCTTACCCTAGTGGAAGGTGAACCTGTTCTTGGTGAAAACCCTACAAAGTTAAAGCATTTAAAATCTGTGGCTGGAAAGACCAAGGAAGAGACAGTATCCATGCATGACTCTTTAGAGGCCAAGGAGGCTCTTTTTGCTCGAGCACTAGATGAAAATGAG GTTTTGTTCCTCTCTCTATACAAAAACTTCTCCAACGTGTTGATGGAGCGTTTGCCTGATGCATCTAGAGATGGAACATTGCAATCATTAAAATCTGTCAATGGAGATTCAATGGCTGTTGACATCGAAGAACCATCAACCATGGAGGTGGATGATGAGAATGAAAGACCAAAGAAAAG TCAATCAAATGGGGGTAAAACGACAAATGGTTACAATGTAAGGGAAAAAGAACAGTGGTGTTTATCAACTCTCGGCTATGTCAAGGCTTTCTCACGGCAATATGCATCTGAG ATATGGCCTCACATCGAGAAGCTGGATGCAGAGGTATTCACTGAAGATGCCCATCCTCTTTTCCGGAAAGCTGTTTATTCTGGCCTTCGCCGGCTAAGCAATGAGTTGTAA